The DNA window TGACATTCATTGCTAAAAGTGCACCTGCTAATTCATGTTCAACTTCTTGTTCACCAGGGTCTCCGGCTCcgtttccacagagctgctcctcgGGCAGTCGGTCCTCAGCCTGCCTTGCTGCATGAGGCTATCCTGTCCCAGGAAAAAGGTAGGAGTTTACATTCACTTTTGCTGAATTTCACGTGGGTTTTGACAGTTTCTGCCAGGTAACTGGCAGCTTGTCTTGGTCCCATATGCCACCCTACCTGCAGTATTTGAGCCATTCACTCCTCAGTTTGCTTTTCTCTACTAACTAACTGAAGATGCACTGTGTCCGGTCTCCATCCTGCTCCTGAACATGCAAGCAGTATTAGCTCCAGTATCAGCCCCTGAGGAACACAACTCCAAAGTGACCACCACTAAAATTTAGAATGATCAACCACTAGGTTCATCTTGCTTTCATCCACATTGCAGCTCACCCATCTACCTCTTTTACCTGAGTTTTTCATCCGGGATATTGTGTTGGAACTGTTATGAAGTGGGAGAGGTTCACAAGCGCTGCTTTCCCTTCAGCCACAGAACTAGCCATTTCACCTTAGGGGACAATCGGGTTGCTCAGCCACAGTTTGCCTTTGGTCAATCGACTCTGTTTCCAGCCCCCTTCTCATCCTTCATGTACCTGCCAGTGGCTTCTGGGAGGACTGAACCCATGATCCTCCTGCGGACCAAGGGTGAGACTGGCTGCCTCATACCTCCCTGgatccttctttcctcccatcTTTTTGAAGATGAGCATCACATTTACTTTTtccaggccctgtcaggctctgtcaggctttgttgggttttgttggtgtgacaaccttgaagcgcTCCTCccatccttagcagaacaaagggctATTTTATGCCTTAAAcgtctggtttttgttactttCGGAAAAAAAGATAGATGGCTGTGCAGGTAGGCATCTCATCTTATCTTTCCCAAGATTTTGTGATTGATACTTTGGGCAGAAAGATAGATGGCCATGGAGGCAGAAGATAAAGAcaattaacagtgttgctgtgaaatGCCTCATggctctccctctctttctgatatcttagttttccttctttctctttcttcgCCTTTTTCTTGAGCATATAAAGGAAATATCATTGTAAGTTGCATtgctaaagtcttgttaagagattgtctgtcattcacttcacgTAACCACACAGAAATACCcagttaactcacacctgatttCATCTGTTGGGACCGGGCGCGTGTCGCGTTCAGAGTTGACTCATCCCTCGTCCCgtctgttgggacgggacacCCTGCCCAACTGTGTGTGGGGAAACCTCGCTGGACACGGGGAAACAACCTCCCGCTGGGGCTCCAGAGGGAGCAGTCAGAGTCACTCTCTGCACACCTGCAGTTGCTGCCCATTTCTTGGGTccccagggagggagggaatgtgccaggagaagacatgGCCTGAACAGCCAGCATgtggctgctggagaggggcagcTTTGGCACAGGCCACATGGGTAAGGGGCATAAGGCTGCAGCGGAGGAACAATGAGGAGATGGGAGAGCTGGtagttttttcctcctcagcctTCAGTGAATCATCCTGAAGGGTCAGGACCCTCTTGCACAGTGCAGGCACTTAAGCAAAGCATCACCCTTCAGAGTGTGCTGGCCCCGGCTCCCTCTGTGCTCAGCATTCGTGAGGGAAccctgctgagcagcagatcTCATGTGAGCCATGTCTCCCTGACTAGAAGGTATCTGGGGAAAAACAGCTCAGCCACGGTCTCTTCTGGCAGAACATCCAGCTGCTAACACCCGCGCGTGTCCTGCAGCCTCAGCGCCCCAGTGCTCTTGTGACTGTCCCCAGGAATGCCAGTGGCTGGGAGTAACCGGAGTGCTCTGCCTGAGCTGTGTCCTGCTCCCCAGAAGGTGAAATGGTGCTGTCTGGGTCCTGTGACATCTCTGAATAAATGGGGTGACTCGCTATCTCCCCCTGAAAGCCCCAGGACAGGCACTTGGTCactcccaggctgctgctgctgtcaccgcTCTGCTGGGCCACGGAATCCTCATGGTCAAGCTTCGGCTGTCATGTTCCTGAAGCCCCAAAAGAGCTCAAACTCTGGCTCCAGAACCTCATCCACGGCCAGGCTTTTACGCCAGGGACCCCACTCTCTGTTCCTCCCAGCACGGTCCAAACCTGCCACCCTGTGGTACCTGGCAGTGCAGTAGACATCTGGTCAGAAGAAGACAGCCGTCATCTTTTGCTGCCCCTGTGCTGGTCACATTCGggccctgctgcagctccaaaGTGCTTATGCCTAGCCACCGCACCACGCAGCCATGCTTGTACCTAAAAGCAAGGGTGTCTTCTCCACTCATCTAGTGGCTTTGTGCTGCCCAAAGACAGCAAAAGCCTGCAAGAAAGGTTTTGGTCACAATGCTAATCTCAAGGTTTCCAGGCCAGGAATGTTTCTTGACGAGTATATCTCATTTGTCCCCGATCCGCTTGCCTTGTCTGTACCACTGGAAGCCACTGAAACTAAAAGCAGATggaggaaatggaaatgttgGTCCAGCTGCCCACTGGGCCAGACCCAGCTAGGGCGTAAATCAACAAATAGTGACACAAAGCAGAacacccacctccagccccttctcctctccattgTCCTACCAGTCAACATCCACACTTATGACCACAGCCAGCATCTACCCCTATAAACTGTTTTGAGATGTCTCATCCCCACCCCCACCTGCAACTACCAACCTGCCATTACAGGCAAACCGGTAAATCTCATCTAGCGGGTACAGAGGTCCCAGGACAAGACAGCATTGCCCAGCATCCCCATCTCACTTTGGATCCACTTCCCAAAGGAGAACAGCCCCCAGGAACACGTTCTATGGGAACACCCAACAGCTCGGTCATGCAGattgatcatagaatcatggaatgtcctgagttggagggacccacaaggatcatggaggccacctcctgtccctgcaatgacaaccccacaggtcaccccgtgtgtctgaggacgttgtccaggctcttcttgaacactgtcaggttggggccgtgacacctccctggggagcctgttccagtgtctggcacctctgggtgaagaaccttttcctcatgtccaactgaccctcccctggcacatctttgtGCCACTCccctggttttgtgtgtgctgaGTGTGTATGTCTTAATCTGTTTGGCCAGTcgtatacatgtgtatatacgtgtgtgtatatTGTAACATCATggaatggtttaggttggagACGACCTgtaagatcattgagtccaaccgttaacccagcactgccaagtccactaCTAAACTATGcacctaagaacctcatctacacgtgttttaaagccctccagggatggtgactccaccactgccctgggcagcctgttccaatgcccaacagttccccagatccaacctcaacctcccctggcacaacctgaggctgttttctcttgtcctatcacttactacccaggagaagagaccaaccccctccatgctccaagctcctttcaggcagttcagagatcagaaggtctcccctcagctcctgttctccaggctgaacccccagctccctcagccgctcccatcacccttgtgctccagccccttccccagctccgttcccttctctcaacttgctccagcacctcaaggcctttcttggtgtgaggggcccaaaactgcccccaggatttgCGGTtcggcctccccagtgcccagcacagggacggtcactgccctaggcctgctggccacaccagtgctggtaccagccaggatgctggtggcctcttggccacctgggcacatgctggctcatgttcagccgctgtcaccaacacccccaggtccttttcccccaggcactttccagctgcttttccccagcctgcagtgttcatggggttgttgtgacccaagtgcaggacccggcacttggccttgttgaacctcatacaattggcctcagcccaacgatccagctggtccacatccctctgtgtggccttcccaccctccagcagatcaacattcccacccaacttggtgctGTCTGCAAACTTagtgagggtgcactcgatcccctcgtccagatcactgataaagaaattaagcagaactggccccagtactgagccctggggaacaccactcgtgaccgtccgccaactggatttggctccattcagcacaactctttgggcccggccatccagccatCTCTTTATCCATcaaagagtacacccatccaaggcatgagctgccagtttctccaggagaatgctgtggaaagATCTGTCAAAGGCTGTGTCCAGGTACACAAcatcctcagcctttccctcattcactaggtgggtcaccttgtcatagaaggagatcaggttggtcaagcaggacctgcctttcacaagCCCCTGCTGATGGGGCCTGACCACTTGTTTGTCTTGTATGTAGCGTGTGATGGCACTCgggatgatctgctccatgaccttccctgacaccgaggtcagactgacagacCTGTGATTCTCTGGATGCTCCTTTCAGCCCTTCTTGTAGGTGTGCGTCACATTTGCCACCTTGCAGTCAACTGGGGCCTCCCTGGTTAGTCAGGGCTGCTGCTAAATGATGGCAAGTGGCTTGGTGAGTacccctgccagctccctcagaacccttgggtggatcccatggagccccatagacttgtgtttgtctaagtggtgtagcaggttgcTAACCATTTTGCCTTGGACTATgtgggcttcattctgctccacATCCCTCTCTTCCAGTTCAGGGGCTGGGTAGCCTGAGtacaactggtcttactattactcttttacagcagtagcctgttctagttgggctttggcccttctaattttctgctTGTGTAAACTCAtggcatccttgtagtcctTCTGAGTTGCCTGCCCTTTCTTCCAAAGATCataaactctgcttttttccctgatttccagccaaagctctctgtgcagccaggctggtcgTCTTGCCCACCAGCTAGTCTTTTGGCACATGGTGACAGCCTGTTCCTGCACCTCTAAGATCATCTTCTTGAAGAGCAACtagccttcctggactccttgacccttcagagctgcctcccaagggagTCTGTCAACCAGTCCcctaaacaggtcaaagtctgcccttcgggAATCCAaggcagcacttctgctgacccacctccttacttctccaagaatcAAAAACTCTATCAATTTTGTGATCACTGTGCCCAAGGCGGCCTCCACCACCACATcacccacaagtccttctccagTCGCAAACAGCAGGTCCAGCAGAACCCTTCCCTAGTTGGCTCagtgaccagctgtgtcaggaagttctCCTCCACAAGCCAAAACCCCGTATAAGAAGTTTTGTTTGAATCTGCAGATAGATGGAAAGTACCTGCACTGACGACTACGGCAAGGTAAGGATTTGACTGAACTGTTTTTGAGTTTTCTCAAAATCTTCATGgacaccagctctgccttgaGTTACTTAATGAAGTCTGATGGGTCACAGAAGGGGAAAGAGCCACCATCCTCCATGTAGCTGGGAAGATTGTCTTCTGGAAAGGCtaatttgagcttttttttttcagattcaaCCATCTAAAGAAACATGCCTTCCATGTTGGTTTATACATTCACGCAAGACAAAAGTTAAAGCATCCCTTTATTGCATGAACATGAAGCAGTCACTGCTCAgcaagcagcagaacaaagcatATGTGGAAGCAAATATGGTTTCAGTATTGTCAGCTTCCATTTGTGCACTGTTTCTGGATTCAGCCTTCGTTTGGAAAAAGGACTCATGACCTAAATGGCaaaacatttccctttctttgttAGCTTTCCAACCCGTTATTTTCTCATGGAGATGCAGCCTTCATCTTTCCTAGACTGTGTTTGATCTGAATCCTCAGAGGATCGTTAGAAAAGCCATATTCAGATGTCTCTACATTTCAGTAGCCTATCTCTCACACCAGCCAGGAGCAGATGCTCAGATAAATGTACGGATCAAGGTCATGTTTTAGCAAAGTTTTGTCTCTGTCAGCCAACTGTAGTACGCACCTCAGTCAGTGACTTTGTCCTAGATATAAGGCTACTGCAACAATGCAGGTCTTACAACTAGCACAGCATTCATTAATCTTGACGTTTTCTATACTCAGATAAGAAGGAACGTAAGAGTGAAAGAAGGTaatggagggaggaaaggaagatgggaggaagggagggatgaaggagaagagagaaatagacaaaaagagagagaaacctgAAACATTAGTATGCTCTGTTAGTCAGGACAACAACATCTTGAGACGGGATTATGCAAATAAATGGCTGAAACTCCACCTGTAATGCACTTCTGCTAAGCCTTGTTACTACTAAGCCATCAGCCTTTAAGTTCTCTACCTGCATTGCGGTAGCTCAGAGTCCTCATAGTGTTAACAACAGCCTTTCTACCTTAATAATTTGCCGCTTTTAATTCCCTGCACCCATCCATTTTCCCTAGCCTCCATACGCCCGCATTCTTCACCATTCGTGATCCCGAGGAAACAGCTGCCGCTTGTGGAGTGATTTAGCATCCCTTGACATAGGAACTCAGGGTTTTGCCCTGGCAATATTTTCTCCAGGCGaccctggaaaataaatatgtaatgtAAATTGAAGAGTTAAATAATGAttgaactgcttttaaaatcagaattggTTAGTCTTTGAGAGTCTTGGGTGAAGAAAGCTGGGCATGAAAGATATGAATCAATGAAAATTCTGATGAGCTCAATCCAgggagctgggggaaggggaaggaaacaaaagggaGAGCtctgggaggggagggaaatgTAGGGAGTTAGAGCAGGTCCTGGGAGCCAGGACTCTTCAGTTCTCCTTTCAGCTCTAGAAGAAGGACTGTGCCAAACTTTACCAAACAGAGCTCCTCACCAATTGCCCCCACCACCAGTcaaaagcaggattttctttCGTGTCTCTGCCCACTCTTTCCCAGTGCCCACTGCAAATATCCTTACCAGGGTGTGAGGCCTCTAGCCTCTCTGGCAATCTGCTTGGCACACCGAATATCATCCTCAATATTATCATCTGAAAGTTCTgtagagaagggagaaaaggtcAGTatggaggaaagcagagcagagagagagcAGGGATAGATGGGCAGAGAGAAAGGTGTTCATCAGGAAGGGCAGCTGGGATACCGGGGAGATGGATGAATAGGACACAAGGAGAGAAACGCCCAGAGCAGCTGATAGACAGATGTCATGGGCAGATCAAGGTGCTTTCATAGAGTGGATGAAGAAAGACACTCTGTTCTGTCTCACCACTTACTTGAGCAGTTGATACGGCAGGCATTCTTGGATTCACGGGTCTTGCCATCGTTACACCAGTACTTGCTGTTGATCTGAAAGATCCCGTAGTCCCTGCTTGGACCATTGTTATTAAATGCAGCAGTGTTGTAATTGCTCTCATGTTTTACTAGGCAGACCCCTGTGGGAGGAAGAGACAACCCGGAGGAGGAACATCAAATATGCTCAGGGTAAGTAAGAGGAAAGAGATGGAGGGATTAAGGATGaatgaggagctggagaagTAATTAACCTGTTGATATTGTAAGTCTGACAAATGGATGGATAAATGCTCGGAAAGATAAAGGTCCGAATAGGTATTTTTTGTGTAAGCAATAGAAGTGGGCAAGCAAGGGGATGAGGAAGACAGGTGATGAAGTCAAAGGAATGGAGGGACAGAATAGTACTGTTGGAAGATTGcaaagaagctgagagggacaAGGGTGGTATAGGCAGAGAGGTGCAGCAGGAGCTTATTATACTCACAGTCAGCTACAGTTTTGCCCACAAAGCCCTCAAAGCCATGCCGACGAAGGATCTTCACCAAGTCACATCGGGGGAGACGTTTTCCCTGGGTGCCTGGCAGAGCCAGGCCAAGGAAGACGAGAAGAAAGGCGAAGAAGAGCACTGACTTTCTCATCATGCAGTCCACAGCAAGGAAGTGCCAAAATGACTTGAGCTCTCTGTCTGTCAGGACTGCCTTCAGTGTCACCCTTTTATTCCTGTTACCCGGATGAGGACCAACAGGCCAAGCCAAGCATGTCCGGGAAGTCTTGGTGGCCTTTACAATAATAAGCCAATAAGGAAATGGGCCAAAAGCCAAAGACGATTTTTGAGGGTGCCAGTGCCTGTTTCACAAGTGCTGCCTGGATGGGGCATGTGCATGCCACAGACAATCCAGCAGTTCCCAGTTTGATATTGCAAAGGCACAGAGTTACTCCAGCGAAGAAATTTGGACCTAACATTGAGATCATGGTTATGGTTACCATAGGAGTTGAGCTGGGATTTATCTATTAGCAAAGGCTGGGAAAACCTCAAGAGTCCCTGTTAAAGTAACGTCAAAGACTGAGTTTACACTTAAATTATAGTTACCCATGTGTTAGGACCAGCCTTATATTGATGCTATTGATGCAATTTGGAACTGTCCTATGATTTGAGGGTAGGGTTGCTATAGGGACCCATTTTGGGTAATCACAAGAACAGAAGTCACCCCAGGTTGCTCTAAATGAGGGTTTGGCTCCACATGCACTAATTTTAGGATACTGTAGTTACCAAAACTTGATGGTTGGGGTTACAGGCACTTCATGGATCAAAGGCTGTAGTTAATCTGGGTTTCATGGTGTAACCTCAGTAGGTTGCTAAGTCACTTGGTCTTTCCCCAGTGGTGGGTTGAGGGGGAGAATTgtaagggtaaaagtgagaaaacttgtgggttcaGCAAAAGACAGGGTggcaggtaaagcaaaagctgttctccgaagcaaagcaaaataaagaattaatacATTGCTTTCCATCAGCAGGAAGATGCTCAGCCACcttcaggaaagcagggcttcaTCACATGTACCAGTTACTTGGGAAGGCAAATGCCATCCCTCCAAATGTCCTCCCCTTTCTTCTTGTTCCCCCAGcctttattgctgagcatggcATCATATAGTATAGACTATCCCTTTGGTCAggtggggtcagctgtcccaggtgtgtcccctcccagcttcttatGCACCCCAACCCACGCGCTGGTGGGTCGGtatgaggaggagaaaaggccttgatgctgtgtaagctctgctcagcaggagcTAAACCATCCCTGCGTTATCAAcagtgttttcagcacaaatccaaaacacagccccgtACAATCCactatgaagaaatttaactctatcccagccaaaaccaatcCAGGGGCTTACTGTCACCCTGGGTTTGGGAATGATGTTGTCCTAGAGACTAGTCTAGCATGGAGGCTTCTCAAGTGCCATGTCTCAAGGTGTACTCAGTGGCATGGAGACTGataaaaaatcctttctgtctGAGTAGTGATCTCACGAAAGGGCACACTAGTAGTTTAGAAGGCAGGACTGGGAACCATTCTGGCCCATGTTTGTTGCCACTGTGGGAAGCAGGAGTTTACAGCCTGGGGTTCTGGCTTTCAGATATCGACTAAGTTAGCCATATACAGCTTTTTAAGGCATTAGCATTCTGGTTCACACATCATTTGCATCTCCAATGGCAGATACATGGACATAGCAAAACATCAAAGTGCCAGAACAGCCCTAGCTGTAGATGCCTCAGAAGAAACTGTAACTTCTACCAAAATCTCATACTGCTGGTGGTATCTGTTATGAAATGATACATGAGACACTTTCCAAAGTGGCTAGTGACTGTGGATGCCTCTTTAAGGAGGTGtcttctttcctaatttttaatGCAGCGCTACttctaaaaaaatgtgtcaATCTGAAAACCAGTTCTCTTTGAGTTTCCTCATGGAGGAACCGCTACCTCTGGCCAAACTCAGCCTAGAGATGTGTTTCTCTCAAAAGCAGCTGTTACACGGCATGTGAACGGCAGTTGTATGATAAAGGAAGATGAATACTAACATTGACCATCTGGGCAAACAATACTGACATGATGAAATTACAGCACTTAGGCAAAACATAAAGGGCCTTTCACAGGTTATACAGCAGTGTGTTTTTTATGAGCATAAGGtgtgatagcccaggccagtgagaatgatatcttGGGTCGGAACACCGCGCCCATAtgtatgatgtgtgaatgttgggcctgggcctgtgtgtttggaataacattttttgttcaatgtttaatatgctgtttactgacatctgtaagaaattgcaaaaggtaaatggggcTGAGGAGTGTAACTATTGCTcagctaattggaattgcatataaagtgtataatagcaggaatgggaaaaaaatataaaagaggcaaaaagagcccaggcctgtgctgtatgggtagaaaataaatttcaggcctgtgtcaaTCTGCAAAGTAAACTCAGCTCCTTGCAACCGAGGAGTCTGCCAGGGACCGGCAGCTCCCAGTTGGTACCAGCGATTACACCACCTGCATGGCCTTGCCTGTAtataaactgcagcaagaagaagagaaaaaaaacaaaatagaaaaagctgGCTGCCCACTGCTAAAGCAGCGAAACGGGGGCTTTCTCCACTCCCCAGCCCCCCGCTGCAGCGATGTTGCTTctagagaactgtaatactgaatgaaggagtctgaggggGAAATGCAAAGGCCCCCTTAGCAGATCCGTAGTTCCAATGAAgttgggaaattaaaccaaaatttttttaagagacttATTCGGTGGTAACTAGgtgtaagagacttcttagtaaattcaccATGCTAGTTCTTGGGGTGATGGGAAGGGTCAGTGAGGAAGGGGTCAGTGAGGAGGAATCTGCCAAAAGGTGATTCTGTGCtcatgggaaagaaataaaggcCATTTTTGAAACTAGTGGAACgtcaaatttggaacaaagttttaacacaCGAATTCttgtatttgccagaaagccctatacctctcttaggtcaagatttgttaagtaaattgtaagctcaaataacgtttcctgagaattctgtttagttgcatgtcccataagaagATGCTTGGaaggtgcagatctgcttgctgcaagcaagaaatctccaaggaaattctGGATGCTATATTTCCACTGGTATGGGCAGCCAAGGTATCGGTAAAtccaacactacactgatagAACTGAgacagaactgaaacaggacttcCATCcggtaaggaaaaacaatatccataaacatgaaagccaaaatgggTCTAGAGACGTTGATGAACAAGTTTATGACAACCTTGCAGGCTGACTGCATTTGAGTACACTTGCAGATTTGTCTCTTTATAGCTACAACACAGAGGCAACCTGTGGCTACTGTAGGACAATATgatgagaaagcaaacagattGATATATTCggaatggatttttttgccCAATTCTTTTGGTAAAACTATTACTCAGCTTCTAAAATTGTTACTTTGATCAAAAGAGGCAGGGAGCGGATTCAGAtcttaataggccatgatccttCTGTCATATAcgtaccatttgtgaaatctaattttaattttttaattcgCAATCTATGTCCTTGCAGATTGCACTGGCCGATTTTCTTAACAGCATAGCTTTTGTCATGCCTAATTGTAAATTGCTGCGGAATCTAAATGTCTTTGATATCAGGCCAAGCTCAACCTAGAGATGTGTTTCTCTCAAAAGCAGCTGTTACGGGGTGTGGGAACAGCAGTTGTATGACAAAGGAAGATGAATAGTAACATTGACCATCTGGACGAATACTACTGACATGATTAAATTACAGGAATTAGTCAAAACATAAAGGGCCTTTCacaggttatacagaagtatgtttcTTATGAGCATAaggagtgacagcccaggccagtgagaatgatatcttGGGTTGGAACACCGCGCCCATAtgtatgatgtgtgaatgttgggcctgggcctgtgtgtttggaataacagcttttgaaaaaaacatcctgTTTAAGCTCTTGGTCCAGGCCCGTATCTGTAAAGCTATACATTGAGAAAGCCTAATTAAAgagggctcagctcagctcggctcagctctgcctggctctgctctcgctGCTAACAAGAACTGTGTGTCTGCATCTCTGTCTGTGTCTCAGCGTCTCTGTATGCCTCGTTCTCATTGCTGCAATGGGATGCAGGACACATTCCCATGGTGATGAAGCAGCTTCCTCCTGCGCATAATTACACTACctatttgcttcctttttggAGAGAATCCTAGTCCCACAGACGTCCCTGGTGTAATGTGGAGGGGAAGAGGACAAATCTTACAGCTGGCTGGAGATGGCCTTCCAGATCAGCTCCTGACTGATACTGGACCATGGCTCATCTGAACCTAAAGAAGTCCAAAGATGGCACAGTGAGGAGGAAACTGCCGAAAGGTGAGTCTGTGCATCCCAGAGCAGCTCTCTTAggatcatggaatcatttaggctggaaaagaccttgaagagcatcaagtccaccactaaaccatgtctctaagcaccacatctacgcACCTTTTacacatctccagggatggtgactcagccactgccccaggcagcctgttccaatacttGACAACACTTTtggtgaagaagtttttcctaatatccaatctatacctcccctggcacaacctgaggatgtttcctctcatcctgttgcttgggagaagagagcGATACCCTCCTCGCTACAACCTTGCATCCAGGGAGATGCCAGGACAGTATCAGGTAAGAATTTATTTAGGTACTGGGAATTCAACTGTGCATGAGTGTACAAGTGTTAAAATTATTATAGGATAATTGTGGCAGAACATCTCCTTCATATGAGCAGGTGCGAAACACTGATTGTATTTATGTCCGCAGCAAAAGCTGAGAAGCAAGGGTAGTGCATTAGAGACTTCGGCAATTTacaattctgtttatttctgtgtgtgagaaGCTGATGAGAAAGCACCGTTCCAACTGTGTTCACATCCTGAGCTTTTGACCATCAAGGCAGGGATCCAAAGATCCCGTTGCAGTCGCTTCTGTGGGACTCAGTGCCTTTTGCATTGAAAAGCAAACTTGCCATTGGGCTGGAGACATGGAGAGAGTCAGGACAGAATTCAGTTACCAGAATGCACATGTCGAGTGTCTTTTGAGATGTCCTAGGTATCTGAAAGTGTCCTCCAGTCACTGATTCAGATTACACGTAGTTTTCCTCTAAGTACTGTTTCATATCTGACAGATGCACACAGATGTTTCAGCTGTCCTGAGCTGTCTCAAGTGGCACTAGATGTCAACGTGTAGGCAATAAACCTTGCCTAGATGCCCTGCTGGAAGCCTCAGTCTAATCTCTAACATCCCACTTCTGCTCCAGACCTGAGAAATCCAatgtttccttctccctgcctgtGGCCAGGTAGCCTTGGCTAATGGCCAGATTCTCACCCTGCCGCTCACTCACTGACCTCAGTGAAAT is part of the Caloenas nicobarica isolate bCalNic1 chromosome 21, bCalNic1.hap1, whole genome shotgun sequence genome and encodes:
- the LOC135997208 gene encoding lysozyme C-like encodes the protein MRKSVLFFAFLLVFLGLALPGTQGKRLPRCDLVKILRRHGFEGFVGKTVADWVCLVKHESNYNTAAFNNNGPSRDYGIFQINSKYWCNDGKTRESKNACRINCSKLSDDNIEDDIRCAKQIAREARGLTPWVAWRKYCQGKTLSSYVKGC